One stretch of Phaeobacter inhibens DSM 16374 DNA includes these proteins:
- a CDS encoding helix-turn-helix domain-containing protein, with translation MDVSGTRKPGTNKRSRKKDNPEQLGHAIRRRRKAMGMTMVQVAEETELTPGFISQVERGISTPSLSSLLSIAASLQTTVEQLLSVDEEFREYIHKDNRHTYALGVNGRLYEKLGPGFSGALCYPSIIHRPPGHVSEKMCHEGEVFCYLISGQLEYHLGDAVHIMSPGDTVHHDCSKPHYSIVLSDEEAVELWVSTMPMKSASH, from the coding sequence ATGGACGTCTCAGGCACGCGCAAACCAGGCACGAACAAAAGAAGCCGGAAGAAAGACAACCCTGAACAGTTGGGCCATGCCATCCGCCGCCGTCGCAAAGCGATGGGAATGACGATGGTGCAGGTTGCCGAGGAGACCGAACTGACGCCCGGATTTATCTCACAGGTGGAGCGCGGCATCAGCACGCCGTCGCTATCGTCTCTGTTGTCGATTGCTGCTTCTCTGCAAACCACCGTGGAACAGCTGTTGAGTGTCGATGAGGAATTTCGGGAATATATTCATAAAGATAATCGGCATACCTACGCATTGGGCGTAAACGGGAGGCTCTACGAAAAACTGGGGCCGGGGTTCTCCGGCGCGCTGTGCTATCCTTCCATCATTCATCGACCTCCCGGCCACGTGTCGGAGAAGATGTGCCATGAGGGGGAGGTGTTCTGTTACCTGATTTCGGGACAGCTCGAATATCATCTGGGCGATGCGGTACATATCATGTCACCGGGGGACACTGTCCATCATGACTGCTCAAAACCACATTATTCGATTGTGTTGAGCGATGAAGAGGCTGTCGAACTTTGGGTCAGCACCATGCCGATGAAGAGCGCGTCGCACTGA
- a CDS encoding trans-3-hydroxy-L-proline dehydratase, which yields MRSTKTVHVISAHAEGEVGDVIVGGVAPPPGATLWEQRSFIAEDQTLRNFVLNEPRGGVFRHVNLLVPPKHPDADMGFIIMEPEFTPPMSGSNSICVATVLLDSGILPMQEPETHLTLEAPGGLVRVRADCRDGKAERIYVQNVPSFAREIGVPLNVPGIGTLHVDTAYGGDSFVVVQAADLELDICEAEAKTLAQIGSRILDAANEQLGFAHPTNPDWAHISFCAFCGPLTSTPTGLRSRSAVTIQPGKVDRSPTGTAVSARMALMLAKGQMTADQDFEAISLIGSSFKGRIAAQTTVGDVAAIVPEISGRGWITGTHQHMLDPDDPWPTGYRLSDTWGA from the coding sequence ATGCGCAGCACAAAGACCGTACACGTGATTTCCGCTCATGCCGAGGGAGAAGTAGGGGATGTCATTGTTGGCGGCGTTGCCCCGCCGCCGGGCGCCACCCTCTGGGAACAGCGCTCTTTCATCGCAGAGGATCAGACCCTGCGAAACTTCGTGTTAAATGAACCGCGCGGTGGCGTGTTTCGACATGTGAACCTTCTCGTGCCACCGAAGCATCCGGATGCCGATATGGGCTTCATCATCATGGAACCCGAGTTCACGCCCCCGATGTCGGGATCAAATTCGATCTGCGTTGCCACCGTCCTACTGGACAGTGGCATCCTGCCGATGCAGGAGCCAGAGACCCATCTGACACTGGAGGCGCCCGGTGGCTTGGTGCGCGTACGCGCCGATTGCAGGGACGGCAAGGCGGAACGCATTTACGTTCAAAATGTCCCCAGCTTTGCCCGCGAAATAGGCGTGCCGCTGAATGTCCCAGGGATCGGAACGCTACATGTAGATACCGCCTATGGCGGCGATAGTTTTGTGGTGGTTCAGGCTGCGGATCTGGAACTTGATATCTGCGAGGCGGAAGCCAAAACGCTGGCTCAGATCGGCAGCCGCATCCTTGATGCAGCAAATGAGCAGCTGGGGTTTGCCCATCCCACCAACCCGGACTGGGCTCACATTTCTTTCTGCGCATTCTGCGGACCGCTCACGTCGACCCCAACAGGTCTGCGCAGTCGCTCAGCCGTCACCATCCAGCCGGGTAAGGTCGATCGCTCTCCAACCGGCACCGCGGTTTCAGCCCGGATGGCTCTGATGCTCGCCAAGGGGCAGATGACCGCAGATCAGGACTTCGAGGCGATTTCTCTCATCGGCTCAAGCTTCAAGGGCCGGATCGCGGCGCAGACCACTGTGGGCGATGTCGCTGCAATCGTGCCAGAGATCAGCGGCCGGGGGTGGATCACTGGCACCCACCAACACATGCTGGACCCTGACGATCCCTGGCCAACAGGCTATCGCCTCAGTGACACCTGGGGCGCCTGA
- a CDS encoding GntR family transcriptional regulator, translating into MAARRAISRNTLPDVIAADLRERILSGELAEGEPIRQEALAEEYDVSRMPVREALKRLDAEGLVLFTNNRGATVTKHSLREIAEIFDLRILVEVDLFRRSIPAMTTTDFARCSQILDEMDASYDADDVATWGALNHRYHSALYAAAERKLTNEVLQGLSLHSDRFIRMHLSVMKQREPAKAEHRDLLALAQARDIDAACAALTRHISRTKEELLTLVAENRA; encoded by the coding sequence ATGGCAGCTAGGCGTGCCATCTCCCGCAATACCCTTCCCGACGTTATCGCCGCCGATCTGCGTGAACGCATCCTGAGCGGCGAACTGGCGGAAGGTGAACCGATCCGTCAGGAGGCCTTGGCCGAAGAATATGACGTGTCGCGCATGCCGGTGCGCGAGGCGCTGAAGCGCTTGGACGCCGAAGGGCTGGTGCTGTTCACAAACAATCGCGGGGCCACGGTAACCAAACACTCGCTACGCGAAATCGCGGAGATCTTTGATCTGCGCATTCTGGTCGAGGTCGATCTGTTTCGCCGCTCGATCCCCGCGATGACCACAACGGATTTCGCCCGATGCAGCCAGATCCTAGATGAGATGGACGCCTCCTATGACGCCGATGACGTCGCCACTTGGGGCGCGCTGAATCACCGCTATCACTCCGCACTTTATGCTGCGGCTGAGCGCAAACTGACCAATGAGGTGCTGCAGGGACTCAGCCTCCATTCCGACCGGTTCATCCGCATGCATCTGAGTGTGATGAAACAGCGCGAACCCGCCAAGGCAGAGCACCGCGATCTCCTGGCCCTGGCCCAAGCGCGCGATATCGATGCCGCCTGTGCCGCCCTGACCCGGCATATTTCCCGGACCAAGGAAGAGCTGCTGACATTGGTCGCCGAAAACCGCGCCTAA
- a CDS encoding Dps family protein, which translates to MTQTAAALSTDAKTAIADALNQSVAETAVTTMLAQNFHWNVKGMAFGPLHDLFQKIYEDHFLGQDDLAERVRALDVHAEGTLAGMLKRSKVAEHDGHATDQEMIRIMMEAQETLASTLAGCGALAADHGDTLTEDLCIARGQTHEKFAWFLRSHLAG; encoded by the coding sequence ATGACACAGACCGCTGCTGCACTTTCGACCGATGCAAAAACCGCAATCGCCGACGCCCTGAACCAATCCGTGGCAGAAACCGCTGTCACAACGATGCTGGCCCAGAATTTTCACTGGAACGTTAAAGGCATGGCATTCGGCCCTCTGCATGATCTGTTCCAAAAGATCTACGAAGATCACTTCCTCGGACAAGATGATCTGGCGGAGCGTGTGCGCGCACTGGACGTCCACGCCGAAGGGACCTTGGCCGGGATGCTGAAACGCTCCAAAGTGGCCGAGCATGACGGCCATGCCACAGATCAGGAAATGATCCGCATCATGATGGAAGCACAGGAGACGTTGGCCTCAACTCTCGCTGGCTGTGGTGCACTGGCCGCCGATCACGGCGACACACTGACCGAGGATCTCTGCATCGCGCGCGGTCAGACACATGAAAAATTCGCCTGGTTCCTGCGCTCACATCTTGCAGGCTAA
- a CDS encoding DUF1289 domain-containing protein translates to MPKTPSPCIDVCKFKREGHCIGCSMTKAQKSLFKGLKKDSHRRAFVTMLTSQQGQLGKYTHWDIAYRKKLAKRKIAAEEIL, encoded by the coding sequence ATGCCCAAGACGCCCAGCCCCTGTATTGATGTCTGTAAATTCAAACGTGAGGGTCACTGTATCGGCTGCTCGATGACCAAAGCGCAGAAGTCACTCTTCAAGGGGTTGAAGAAGGACAGCCATCGGCGGGCTTTTGTCACAATGCTAACCTCGCAGCAGGGGCAGTTGGGTAAATACACTCATTGGGATATCGCCTACCGCAAGAAGCTGGCGAAACGAAAAATCGCGGCCGAGGAGATCCTCTGA
- a CDS encoding aldehyde dehydrogenase family protein: protein MSADGLIAAYFDTGALPDLPRDHFIDGRAVVPLVGGRMESFDPGRGTAFADFAAGDAADVDHAVTSAVAGFEIWSATSPARRCAILNEAARLMRHEAEHLAVVECVDSGKTLAEARGDIAGSARLLEYYAGAADKLDGRSVNLGNDNAAFTLREPVGVTAHIVPWNYPTSTLVRGIAPALAAGCSAVVKPAETTPFTALMIADLLIRAGLPAGVVNVVTGTGIAAGAPLVRDPRVRHVTFTGSVATGVGVMQSVAPNVTGLTLELGGKSPLVAFGDANVDAVVEGALWAIFSNAGQICSAGSRLVIHRSLHAEVRDKLVARAQRLRVGHGLRGPDIGAVNSARHLAQIDDHVSRARTRGVEIVTGGEILTDVESGKGWFYAPTILDDLAANDDAVLQEIFGPVLAIQVFEDEAEALALANGTEFALAAGIYTKDIATALRMARRVDAGQVTVNDYWAGGIELPFGGNRKSGFGREKGLEGLDAYTRSKAVTLAVDRLR, encoded by the coding sequence ATGAGCGCTGATGGATTGATTGCCGCCTATTTTGATACCGGAGCGCTGCCCGACCTGCCGCGTGATCATTTCATTGATGGGCGCGCTGTTGTGCCCTTAGTCGGGGGGCGGATGGAGAGTTTCGACCCCGGACGGGGCACTGCCTTTGCTGACTTTGCTGCGGGCGATGCGGCTGATGTCGATCATGCGGTGACCAGCGCCGTAGCAGGATTTGAGATCTGGAGTGCCACATCTCCTGCGCGGCGATGCGCCATCCTGAACGAAGCGGCCCGGCTGATGCGGCACGAGGCGGAGCATCTGGCCGTTGTCGAATGCGTGGATAGCGGCAAGACGCTGGCGGAGGCGCGCGGCGATATCGCGGGGTCTGCCCGGTTGCTGGAGTATTACGCCGGTGCTGCGGACAAATTGGATGGCCGCAGCGTGAACCTCGGCAATGACAATGCCGCGTTCACCCTGCGTGAACCGGTGGGCGTGACCGCGCATATCGTGCCGTGGAACTATCCGACCTCGACCTTGGTTCGCGGGATTGCACCGGCGCTGGCGGCAGGGTGTTCCGCGGTCGTTAAACCGGCAGAGACAACGCCGTTCACGGCCCTGATGATTGCCGATCTTCTGATCCGGGCGGGGTTGCCTGCGGGCGTGGTCAACGTGGTGACCGGCACCGGAATTGCTGCGGGCGCGCCGTTGGTGCGCGATCCCCGTGTGCGGCATGTCACCTTCACGGGTTCGGTGGCAACTGGGGTTGGTGTGATGCAGAGCGTGGCCCCCAACGTGACCGGGCTGACGCTGGAGCTGGGGGGCAAATCCCCTCTTGTTGCCTTTGGTGATGCGAATGTGGACGCTGTGGTTGAGGGCGCATTGTGGGCGATTTTCTCGAACGCGGGGCAGATCTGTTCCGCTGGTTCGCGGCTGGTGATCCACCGCAGTCTTCATGCAGAAGTGCGCGACAAGCTGGTCGCGCGGGCGCAGAGGCTGCGGGTTGGCCACGGGTTGCGCGGGCCGGATATCGGAGCGGTAAACTCCGCCCGGCATTTGGCGCAGATAGACGATCATGTGAGCCGCGCCCGGACGCGCGGGGTCGAGATTGTTACCGGTGGCGAGATTTTGACCGATGTTGAGAGCGGGAAGGGCTGGTTCTATGCACCAACCATTCTGGATGACCTTGCAGCCAACGATGATGCCGTCCTGCAGGAGATTTTTGGCCCTGTGTTGGCAATTCAGGTCTTTGAGGACGAGGCCGAGGCGCTGGCACTGGCCAATGGCACCGAGTTTGCGTTGGCTGCCGGTATCTATACCAAGGATATCGCGACCGCGCTGCGTATGGCCCGGCGGGTTGATGCAGGGCAGGTGACAGTCAATGACTATTGGGCGGGCGGTATTGAGCTGCCGTTTGGTGGCAATCGAAAATCGGGGTTCGGGCGAGAGAAGGGGCTGGAAGGTCTGGATGCCTACACCAGAAGCAAGGCAGTTACGTTGGCCGTTGACCGATTGCGCTAG
- a CDS encoding mandelate racemase/muconate lactonizing enzyme family protein: protein MTTPYSASGAVPVGAGRGKEDSGPRIRRIETFCSPLVGFVRVTSEDGRQGWGQVSTYNSDLTCEILHRQVAPWALGRGMDAMEAVIAEIPLREHKYPGTYLRRAMAGLDTAVWDWRGRVAEKPVAELLGGSSGPIRAYASSMRRDITPKDEAERLKALRDDLGFDAFKVRVGAECGEDRDEWPGRTEAIIPQIRTALGEGVALLVDGNSGFSPKRAIEVGQLLQDHGYEHFEEPCPYWMLEQTAEVTRALDLDVAGGEQDWDLQTWHRMIEMRAVDIIQPDILYLGGMTRSMEVAQLGAAAGLPCTPHCANLSMVTLFTMHMMRAVDLPGRYLEFSIEGEDYYPWQRDLFVTDPFVICDGQATVSEVPGWGVEINPEWLATSKYTCSEDTP from the coding sequence ATGACCACGCCCTATTCAGCATCCGGCGCCGTCCCCGTTGGGGCCGGTCGTGGGAAAGAGGACAGCGGTCCCCGAATACGTCGTATTGAGACCTTTTGCAGCCCACTTGTCGGCTTTGTTCGGGTGACCTCTGAGGATGGGCGGCAGGGCTGGGGGCAGGTTTCGACCTACAACAGCGATCTGACCTGCGAGATCCTGCATCGGCAAGTGGCACCCTGGGCTTTGGGGCGGGGTATGGATGCGATGGAGGCGGTGATCGCGGAGATCCCGTTGCGAGAGCACAAATATCCCGGCACCTATTTGCGGCGTGCGATGGCAGGGCTTGATACAGCGGTCTGGGATTGGCGGGGCCGGGTGGCGGAAAAGCCCGTTGCGGAATTGCTGGGTGGATCATCGGGTCCGATCCGCGCCTATGCGTCGTCGATGCGCCGCGACATCACGCCCAAGGATGAGGCGGAGCGGCTGAAAGCGCTGCGTGATGATCTCGGGTTTGATGCCTTCAAGGTGCGGGTTGGCGCCGAATGTGGCGAAGATCGCGACGAATGGCCGGGGCGGACAGAGGCTATCATTCCCCAGATCCGCACGGCTCTGGGGGAGGGGGTGGCGCTCCTGGTTGATGGCAACTCCGGGTTCTCGCCCAAACGCGCGATCGAGGTGGGGCAGCTGCTGCAGGATCACGGATATGAGCATTTTGAGGAACCTTGCCCCTATTGGATGCTGGAACAGACCGCAGAGGTGACTCGTGCGCTGGATCTGGACGTTGCAGGCGGTGAGCAGGATTGGGATTTGCAGACCTGGCACCGTATGATCGAGATGCGCGCGGTCGATATCATTCAGCCTGATATTCTTTATCTAGGCGGGATGACGCGGAGCATGGAGGTTGCCCAGCTTGGCGCTGCGGCCGGGCTGCCGTGCACGCCTCATTGCGCAAACCTGTCGATGGTGACGCTGTTCACGATGCATATGATGCGCGCCGTTGATCTGCCCGGGCGCTATCTGGAGTTCTCCATCGAGGGCGAGGACTATTACCCCTGGCAGCGGGATCTCTTTGTCACCGATCCGTTTGTGATCTGCGACGGGCAGGCCACGGTCAGCGAGGTGCCGGGGTGGGGCGTCGAGATCAATCCTGAGTGGCTGGCCACGTCGAAATACACCTGTAGTGAGGATACACCATGA
- a CDS encoding GMC family oxidoreductase: MTGFDYIIIGAGSAGCVLADRLSRSGRHKVLILEAGGRGRSPWIALPLGYGKTFFDPAVNWKYESVREEALAGRAGYWPRGKGVGGSGAINALVYARGLPQDFDDWEAAGATGWGWTSVRQSYEAMETQVAPDGRRRGSGPLHVQDVSDQIHPANRHFFSAAAELGLPRTDDINNPGGEGATAYRINTSGGRRMHSARAFLTPALKRKNVTLMTDALVERITFEGRRAVSVQVRRRGKSMSIAAGREIVLSAGAVASPGLLQKSGIGPAELLRRHGIAIVDDQPQVGGNLQDHLGINYYFRATEPTLNNVLSPLTGKIRAALHYALWRRGPLALSVNQCGGYFRSAQSLTRPDQQLYFNPVTYTTTPEGTREVIRPDPFAGFILGFQPSRPTSRGRIDICSADVSAAPLIRPNSLATEEDRSQVIAGGRLCQRLATTPALDGLIEAAMGTDLRQMADADILSDFRERCGTVFHPVGTCRMGTDASTSVVCPKLKLHGFDGVRVVDASVFPNITSGNTNAPTMMLAHRAADLILEAT; the protein is encoded by the coding sequence GTGACGGGATTTGATTACATTATTATTGGTGCGGGATCTGCGGGATGTGTGCTGGCGGACCGTCTGAGCCGATCCGGGCGGCATAAGGTGCTGATCCTGGAGGCCGGCGGGCGCGGGCGCTCTCCCTGGATTGCGCTGCCGTTGGGGTATGGTAAGACCTTCTTCGATCCGGCGGTGAACTGGAAATACGAAAGTGTGCGCGAGGAAGCGCTCGCCGGGCGCGCAGGGTATTGGCCGCGCGGCAAGGGTGTTGGCGGCTCGGGCGCGATCAATGCGCTGGTCTATGCGCGGGGATTGCCCCAGGATTTTGACGATTGGGAGGCTGCAGGTGCCACAGGCTGGGGCTGGACGTCCGTCCGGCAGAGCTACGAGGCGATGGAAACTCAGGTTGCGCCGGATGGACGACGCCGCGGGAGCGGCCCGCTGCATGTGCAGGATGTGTCGGATCAGATCCATCCGGCGAACCGGCATTTTTTTTCGGCGGCGGCTGAACTGGGACTGCCAAGAACCGATGATATCAATAATCCGGGTGGCGAAGGTGCGACGGCCTATCGGATCAATACCAGCGGCGGACGGCGGATGCATTCCGCAAGGGCGTTTCTTACCCCTGCGTTGAAACGTAAAAACGTGACCTTGATGACTGACGCGCTGGTCGAACGGATCACCTTTGAGGGGCGCCGCGCCGTTTCGGTTCAGGTGCGGCGGCGGGGAAAATCCATGTCGATAGCGGCGGGACGGGAGATCGTTCTTTCTGCCGGCGCGGTTGCCTCGCCCGGGCTGCTGCAAAAATCCGGCATTGGGCCTGCGGAGCTGTTGCGGCGACATGGAATTGCGATCGTTGATGATCAGCCGCAGGTTGGCGGCAACCTGCAGGATCACTTGGGGATCAACTATTATTTCCGCGCCACCGAGCCGACATTGAATAACGTCCTGTCGCCATTGACGGGGAAGATCCGCGCGGCGCTGCACTATGCCCTGTGGCGACGCGGGCCGCTGGCGCTGTCGGTGAACCAATGTGGCGGCTATTTCCGAAGCGCGCAGTCGCTGACGCGGCCTGATCAGCAACTCTACTTCAACCCGGTGACCTATACGACAACACCGGAGGGCACGCGCGAGGTGATCCGGCCTGATCCCTTTGCCGGGTTTATTCTCGGCTTTCAGCCGAGCCGCCCGACAAGCCGGGGGCGGATCGATATCTGTAGCGCTGATGTTAGCGCAGCACCGCTGATCCGGCCCAATTCGCTCGCAACCGAGGAAGATCGCTCACAGGTCATTGCCGGTGGGCGGCTCTGTCAACGGCTGGCCACAACCCCGGCGCTGGATGGTCTGATCGAAGCGGCGATGGGGACGGACCTGCGACAGATGGCGGATGCGGATATCCTATCTGATTTTCGCGAACGTTGTGGCACGGTGTTTCATCCCGTCGGCACTTGCCGGATGGGCACAGATGCCAGCACGAGTGTTGTCTGTCCGAAGCTGAAACTGCATGGGTTTGACGGTGTTCGGGTGGTGGATGCCTCTGTCTTTCCCAATATCACTTCGGGCAATACCAATGCCCCGACCATGATGCTGGCCCATCGGGCCGCGGATCTTATTCTGGAGGCGACATGA
- a CDS encoding LysR substrate-binding domain-containing protein, whose amino-acid sequence MTWLRAFDASARHCSFTQAAEELGLTPSAVSYQVRGLEAQLGHKLFHRDHKLLSLTRLGHAYLPIVAKAFADIDATTWNLFGNGVQQEVTLRCLTSLNLLWLMPLLEDYKTRYPDSRLRVLSSSWSELSQGEAIDIDIRYGDGSWRDGAVVPLMQNKVIAVAAPGLLGSAPYPDLHRLPLIEMTGVVDTWRHFFARHNPEAAIPEPAYKVDQSLIALELADRGLGVALVADVFARPYLDRGTLLRASPVELSTQHGHHLVLPSDRNSHRPEVRTLVSWLQSQARNSAELVRAAIASSPADS is encoded by the coding sequence ATGACCTGGCTTCGCGCCTTTGACGCCAGCGCCCGCCACTGCAGTTTCACACAGGCTGCGGAGGAGCTCGGCCTCACCCCCTCAGCGGTCAGTTATCAGGTGCGCGGGCTAGAGGCGCAGTTGGGGCACAAGTTGTTTCACCGCGACCACAAATTGCTCAGCCTGACCCGTCTGGGACATGCCTATCTTCCAATCGTGGCCAAAGCATTTGCGGATATCGACGCCACCACCTGGAATCTCTTTGGCAACGGGGTCCAGCAGGAGGTGACGCTCCGCTGTCTTACCTCGCTGAACCTTCTGTGGCTGATGCCGCTGCTTGAGGATTACAAAACACGTTACCCTGACAGTCGGCTGCGGGTGCTGTCGTCATCGTGGAGCGAATTGTCCCAAGGGGAAGCCATCGATATCGACATTCGCTATGGCGATGGCAGCTGGCGCGATGGAGCCGTCGTACCATTAATGCAGAACAAGGTGATTGCGGTTGCCGCACCCGGCCTGCTTGGCAGCGCACCTTATCCCGATCTGCACAGGCTGCCGCTGATCGAAATGACCGGTGTCGTCGACACTTGGCGTCATTTCTTTGCGCGCCACAACCCAGAGGCCGCAATCCCTGAACCAGCCTACAAAGTCGACCAGTCGCTGATTGCCCTTGAACTTGCCGATCGGGGTCTGGGGGTCGCCTTGGTGGCCGATGTGTTTGCGCGCCCCTATCTGGACCGTGGCACGCTGCTGCGCGCCAGCCCTGTGGAGCTTTCGACCCAGCATGGGCATCATCTGGTACTGCCGTCTGATCGCAACAGCCACCGCCCGGAGGTCAGGACACTTGTAAGCTGGCTGCAATCTCAAGCCCGAAACAGTGCTGAGCTGGTTCGCGCCGCGATTGCCTCATCACCGGCGGACAGCTAG
- a CDS encoding MFS transporter, whose protein sequence is MLSVLANRTYRHLLAAQIIALLGTGLATVALGLLAWQIAGEQAGVVLGTALAIKMLAYVGLAPIASALADQLPRRVMLVSLDLIRAAVALALPFVTEIWHIYGLIFLMQAASAGFTPTFQATIPDVLPDETEYTRALSLSRLAYDLESLLSPMLAAALLTVVSFPVLFTGTVIGFLASALLVVSVPIPSPQPSSPRSIWTRTTRGIRLYFATPRLRGLLALNLVVAAASSMVIVNTIVLVKGHFALNEPQVAIALAAFGGGSMMAALLLPRVLDHMLDRPPMLAGGALLTIGLWIGPWADSFGLLVALWALLGFGFSLAQTPTGRLLRRSALPEDRPALFAAQFALSHACWLLTYPLAGQIGARAGFDATFLLLGTLAGGGLLLAARLWRDDGGLAHQAEAATHDHPDLPADHPHLATYGHGPNHRHPVVVDDLHPRT, encoded by the coding sequence ATGCTCTCTGTTCTCGCAAATCGAACCTATCGCCATCTTCTAGCTGCCCAGATCATCGCGTTGCTGGGAACCGGGCTTGCCACGGTCGCGCTTGGCCTGCTGGCCTGGCAGATCGCTGGCGAGCAGGCAGGTGTTGTTCTTGGCACCGCACTTGCGATCAAGATGCTGGCCTATGTCGGGTTGGCGCCTATCGCCTCCGCCCTTGCAGACCAACTGCCGCGACGCGTCATGTTGGTATCGCTCGATCTTATCCGCGCCGCTGTTGCGCTCGCTTTGCCTTTCGTCACCGAGATCTGGCATATTTACGGTCTGATCTTTCTCATGCAGGCGGCCTCAGCCGGGTTCACGCCAACCTTTCAGGCCACCATTCCCGATGTGCTGCCTGATGAAACCGAATATACCCGCGCGCTATCTCTGTCACGGCTGGCCTATGATCTGGAAAGTCTGCTGTCGCCAATGCTTGCTGCAGCCCTTCTCACCGTCGTCAGTTTCCCGGTGCTGTTTACCGGAACCGTGATCGGGTTTCTTGCCTCCGCTCTGCTGGTGGTCTCGGTGCCGATCCCCTCGCCGCAGCCCAGCTCCCCACGCAGCATCTGGACCCGCACAACGCGCGGTATCCGGCTCTATTTCGCCACCCCAAGACTGCGCGGTCTGCTGGCATTGAATCTGGTGGTCGCAGCGGCCTCCTCGATGGTCATCGTCAACACCATTGTGTTGGTCAAGGGTCACTTCGCGCTCAACGAACCCCAGGTTGCCATCGCACTGGCGGCCTTTGGCGGCGGCTCAATGATGGCCGCCCTCCTGCTGCCGCGGGTGCTGGATCATATGCTGGATCGCCCGCCCATGCTGGCGGGTGGCGCGCTGTTGACCATCGGCCTGTGGATCGGCCCATGGGCCGACAGCTTTGGTCTTCTGGTGGCTCTTTGGGCCCTGCTCGGCTTTGGCTTCAGCCTGGCCCAGACCCCGACCGGCCGATTGCTGCGGCGGTCTGCCCTTCCCGAGGATCGCCCCGCCCTGTTTGCGGCCCAGTTTGCGCTCAGCCACGCCTGCTGGCTGCTGACCTATCCACTCGCCGGGCAGATCGGCGCGCGCGCCGGCTTCGACGCCACGTTTCTGCTGCTGGGGACCCTAGCAGGCGGCGGATTGCTGCTCGCCGCAAGGCTTTGGCGCGACGATGGCGGTCTCGCGCATCAGGCTGAGGCCGCTACGCATGATCACCCTGACCTGCCCGCAGATCACCCACATCTGGCCACCTACGGCCATGGGCCGAACCATCGGCACCCGGTGGTGGTCGACGATCTTCACCCGCGCACCTGA
- a CDS encoding Lrp/AsnC family transcriptional regulator, whose translation MYDDHVDSADRMLLTQLQRDARTTVQQMAEKSGLSTASVQRRLRRLREAGVLQKEVALVDQQKVGLGVTAIVSVELERDRLEQIDAFKRKARIDPQVLHFYCIAGDADFVMVVVAPDIAGYEAFTHRFFFADSNVRKFRTSIVISTEKSTQELPLDI comes from the coding sequence ATGTATGATGATCATGTGGATTCTGCGGATCGCATGTTGCTGACACAGCTGCAGAGGGACGCACGTACAACGGTGCAGCAGATGGCTGAGAAAAGCGGTCTGTCCACGGCCTCGGTCCAGCGCCGCTTGCGGCGGTTGCGCGAGGCAGGTGTCCTGCAGAAGGAAGTCGCGCTGGTTGATCAGCAGAAGGTGGGTCTAGGCGTTACCGCGATTGTTTCGGTGGAATTGGAACGGGATCGGCTGGAGCAGATTGACGCGTTCAAACGAAAGGCGCGGATTGATCCGCAGGTGCTGCATTTTTACTGCATCGCGGGGGATGCCGATTTTGTCATGGTTGTGGTGGCGCCGGACATTGCGGGCTACGAGGCATTCACCCATCGGTTTTTCTTTGCTGACAGCAATGTGCGTAAATTCCGCACCTCAATTGTGATTTCGACGGAGAAAAGCACACAGGAGCTGCCGCTGGATATTTAG